The segment AGCGAACTCTTCAGGCGCTAAAACTCTTTGCAACTTCTTCATTTCTAGTTTCTTTTTCTGAAATACAAGGTGTCAGTGAAAAACCAATCGAAGAGCCCGCCAACTATAACCGTACAGTAATGACACACTAGCCAATGtgaattattatcaaaaaattgtagatttaagtaatgaaaaattttactaCAAAGGTCAAGGCGCTTCCTACAGACAAAAGTGATCATgttgttaaaaaatgtaaatttgcaTTGATATAATTACCTGGAAAGGTGCATTTAGTCTATTCTTTACATCTAATCTATAGTTCAAGTAGCTAGTCTTGTCGGAAGTGTTGGTGTGTTTCAGTCGCAGGATCTCGTACACGCGGCGCGCTTGTTTCTTGTTGATCTTGAACTTGCTGCGGGCCTGGTTCGCCATATCTTGTGAGAATCTGGTGGAGATGAAAAAACTGTTGTCATTGCTTGTTTActggaaaatttatttcttcgcCCAAAATACTAGGGAAAGCAGTGGTCGGGAAATATCGGCGTAGGTCAGCTGTGATCGAGAGCGGAATTGATGTCACCGCGCGAAAGGGGCAGTTTTTTGCAAGGGTTGCCTAACTGCGCACTtacatcaataaatatttgtttgggCTTTTCACGGATCATGTAAAATACTCCAAGTTGGATGTCCATCCAAGTAGTCGTtggatttaatttatatttattttcgagTTCCTTAGTTTAAGCTAAGAAACTTAAGTGAGGATATAATCATTATTTGACTCAGAATCAATCAATGtcacacaaaaaaatcatttttaaagtaCCCTTGTTCTTCGCTATTATAGAcctaagtacaaaaaaaaatttgtcacTTAACCCCTGATGAAGTTGGGCAGGTTGGAAGGCGGGCAAAGTCTCGCAATTTTTTACATCCACATAGTCTCTTATTCTCTGGAAGTCTGGTGATGGGTCCTCCACTGTTATATCTATTACTTCTGGTAATACTGTGAAATGGGTGTAGATAgcctgaaattttaaaaataaatctcacTTTTGTACAtgcactatattttataagtattgttGGCCCAGAAGCTTAATTACATCTAGATACAATGTTCCTAGAACATGCCAACATGaaagaattttattcataatccAAGCACAAAAATATGCatagaaagaagaaaaaaatacctttatcAGATGTGCACAAATGCCAAGCTTCCTAAATGGGGGTAAAGTAAGCACTTGTGAGATGCGAGGCCTCAAGTTACGCGGATAGGCATAGTAACGGTAAGCTGTGGCGTAGGCAGCTGTTGCATATCGATGGCCACCCTCACTGGCCTCATACTTCTCAAAtctgaaaattatttcttatagtGTACATGTTCAAAGACAACAGGTAGATAGATTTTcactaagaaaataaaaattttattttcttatttctttagTATGGCacaattaaaacttataatatataaaaactaaacttaCACAGTAAAAAAATTCCACTGATCATCATCAACGTCAATAAAGGAGGCTGCATCAACATACCACAAGAGGAATGTTTGCAGGCGCTCATGGAAACTCAAAAAGCCTGGAGTTGATATCTCACTGTAATACACCTCAAACATGCGCCGGTTGTCGCCCTCGGGAGTCACGCTGAAGGCATGAACAAGACGGCCGTGAGGGGTGAATGACTTGTCCTTCTCCACCAAAGTTAAGAATTGATCCAAGTTTGTCACAAATCCTGGAGCAAGAACCTTTTTCAAGGCACCTTCCACATCATCTGCTTTCAGTCCTTCAGCTTTACTTGGTTCAATctgaaataatttgaatgaacATTTTGATGGTTTGCTTTCTATTTCATTGTATTTAgggaaaaaaaacacatttattaGTAACATGTAATTAGCACTAGTATTAAAACTTTTCTGAAACTAATAGAGATATatcaattaatcataattttctATGTGccagatataatttttaagttaaatagtTAACTACatactaaataaataggtattaatGTGTATAATAGGTTATATGTTGCAAATTAGTGCAGATATGAAAAACATCAACTTCTTCATTAGGTAAATAACTATATGGATAAGTCAACAGCCATTATgataataatagaaaacaaaGTGTAAATATATACCTTATCAGTATACTCTATACCAAGATATGTTTGTAGGCTGCCTGCACTGTAGAAAAGTTTGATACGCAGGTCTGTATAGCCAAAAATGTTCTCATTTTCTCCAAAAACTTGATGACACATTTCAGAACTAAAACTTGTACTATTACATTCTATATCTTCAACACTCCTTACtgcaatgttataattttgaatggTGAATACTATGAAAAGTAATGAACATTTTATACTGTTTTGTAGGAACCCTATGTGGGAGGAATTTGAACATGTTGTAATAAAGAATAAGGAGGTagcttacaaaatatttccatACAATTTTCACTTACCTAATTTGAATTCTAATACCTCATTTCCATCAACAACTAAATGGCACAATGCGTCAGtcatgtttaaatattataaatagggtATAGTCTCATTCCAATCAGATTAATGATCTCCCTAGCTTCCCGCGCAAAACGATTAACGTTAACAACGAAAAAACCTGTTGTGATTTAGTACAATAAAACCATCTGAATACTAAGGgcagaaaataaattagataGCCTTTTTAAGCATTTCTTATATAAAATCCGAGATTCAGCAACAATACCAACAAAAACGAAATTTTTCAAACCACTTCTCACAAgatcaaaaaagaaatgaaaacgAAAATTGAACGATTGAAATCACCTGACAGATGACAACGACATTTGTTTTACAGTGAATGAATGAcctcgtttatttttttgcttgaGCAGACTAAAGAAGTGGGATGTTATGTCTCGTCGCACCAACGCACCTTTGTCTATTCACcccattttattttaggtaaaCAGATtatccaattattttttacaactaCAACACTGGTTCATTTATGTGACGTCATTATGGCCTGGTTGGGTTAGGTTTGCTTggaaatttttgttaaaatattgtttattgtatgttgtgctacttattttagattagtaataaaaatacctcATAGAGTAGCAGTAATCCTGGTGCCAAGAAGAGTTTGTTTCGACGACATTTTCTGGCGAAAATGAATCGCCATGAAGGTGGGTAATGATAATCAAAATTTGTTCGATGCTTTTGTCACAGTAATTTTATGGTCAAAAACAGTtacaattaagtaatttttgcgAAATATCACGTCAGTAATGCAGTACTATAAGCATTAAATACAAATGGACTCGTTATTTGTTGCATATTGttgttgtattttgtattgacATCTTTTCAGGAGTCAGCTGTGATTCttgtttgaaaaataactttagaGGACGAAGATACAAGTGTTTGATTTGCATCGACTACGATTTATGCGCTGCATGCTATGAATCTGGCGCCACAACAAATCAACATACAACAGAGCATCCAATGCAATGTATTCTCTCAAGAAGTGACTTTGGTAAGACATAATCTTCTCCCACCTTTACTCATGCCCTAGTTTTTCTTTGTCATTCACACTGCGATATAAATAatcgatattaaaaaatattttaatatacctactatttttttaaaaacaaaaaaaaagttattaacaCCACATATTAAGTACTGTAAATATgactaaatataaatctaataatatattacactaatataataattataaaacttatattttttttaaagtaaattctTTTGAATTCCATTTCTTAATAAGTActcaatgtaaataataacaatacattacaaatataaagaatTCAAATTGGAATGTTTAAAttccaatttaaataaagatgataCCTGAACATGATGGAAAatggatattttattaattgaattatagttgtttatttaacaagaccacattcatatagtttttttggaagttccattactaataaatatatacataaataaatagcttttattatttacaatacaaCTTAGATTACATGAgcttaaaatgaatttttgttCATTCTCTAAAGGAAAATCcctaaacaataatttatcatCAGTCCTggtaaactaaataaattagaacCTTTTGTATTCATGTCTCAAATTGCCAGTTAAAAGTGGTGCTCTTCAAGctgtaaaaagttaatttttttagtaaagtGTAAAAAAAGTCATATCTACACATAATCAGGTGTATAGCtcttaactaaataaattaataattattgatgATTTTGTTTAAGATGACTAATTgttatatgtaataaattgtaatcttctctataataatagaatagaaagcaaaccaaataaacaaattatttaattcttttcaGACTTATACTATGGAGGTGAGGCATTGGCCCTGGAACAGCCTCAAGCATATACTTGCCCGTACTGCAACCGCATGGGTTTTACGGACACAGCCCTCATGGAACATGTCACTGCCGAGCATGCCGACACCACTCTAGCTGTGAGTTAACAAGATCAAGACAAAatgtttcaaacaaacaacaaagcTTGAACTTATAGTTAGTTAGCTCAAATAAACATAGACATCTTTTATATCTCAGCTATCTGTGCTaacttactttataaaaaaaggggCTGATTCTTGGAAGTCTAATAAGTCAAATGTTTGGGTTGCAATATGCTTACATACATGCAAGCTATTAGTGTCCACATAAAGACTTCTGAACAGGGACTCTTTGTATAGCTTAATAGACATAGTTGTAGCATGGGAAAATGGTGTCCATCTAACTCTTTTTCATAGTTTGCATTGGGCATCCTACTAAATTATTCTACAGTATTGCCTGTTTACCAAAGTATTGTAACTACCTTAAgctaacaagaaaataaattacaacaaactataaaattttaaccaaaaatGTGTCAGTCAGCAGATTGATTATGAAAGCAAATGTGTGTCATCACATCATAAATCAGCAAATTTGTTATTGGCAGTAACAATATATGTTTTCATCATGTAAACCCGTGCCGTATAGTCCTTAGAATGGGACTACTTAAAATCTTTCCTATAGATATCTTATAagggaaatgctaataaacttcttTTGATTCTTCTCGTAGgtgatgggcttgcaacctgttaccaaatcttaattttatcttttaaccATACAGTTTGATATGACCATTTagtctttaagactgttggctcggctTACCCCTCACGGGATATGGACATaactgtatttatgtatgtatcatttaaAAAGTCTATAAATTTACATCTATGCTGCAcattgtcaaataaaaataaaacttgaaaaaaaattaaaaatactacttATCCACCTGGGAACTATTAAAAATCAcccatattattttcattaagccCTTGAAGAATAATTAGTAACAtgtcatataatttatttatttttttctaggtGGTTTGCCCAGTGTGCGCCTCAATGCCCGGCGGAGAACCAAATTTCGTGACCGATGACTTTGCTGGACATCTTACCCTGGAACATAGGACCGGAGCTAGAGATTTAATATCATTTCTCATATCCTTTTTAatatgagattattttttcaatcacgacgataaatttattaaccatTTACGATATCACAGATTGCAGGTGTAAGAACGAAAAATAGgtgcttaaaatattatttatagcaTTTTTGAACTTTcaaaagaaaacttaaaaattttatttttatgttatttttgccAAGTCTTATATTGGTGAGAGAaggaaagatatttttttttggtgtttTTGTATGGGTACTTCA is part of the Amyelois transitella isolate CPQ chromosome 20, ilAmyTran1.1, whole genome shotgun sequence genome and harbors:
- the LOC106131663 gene encoding histone acetyltransferase type B catalytic subunit; this encodes MTDALCHLVVDGNEVLEFKLVRSVEDIECNSTSFSSEMCHQVFGENENIFGYTDLRIKLFYSAGSLQTYLGIEYTDKIEPSKAEGLKADDVEGALKKVLAPGFVTNLDQFLTLVEKDKSFTPHGRLVHAFSVTPEGDNRRMFEVYYSEISTPGFLSFHERLQTFLLWYVDAASFIDVDDDQWNFFTVFEKYEASEGGHRYATAAYATAYRYYAYPRNLRPRISQVLTLPPFRKLGICAHLIKAIYTHFTVLPEVIDITVEDPSPDFQRIRDYVDVKNCETLPAFQPAQLHQGFSQDMANQARSKFKINKKQARRVYEILRLKHTNTSDKTSYLNYRLDVKNRLNAPFQKKKLEMKKLQRVLAPEEFAAAASASGAHETQARLAALYAALELDYRRVLHRLQLHE